The following proteins are encoded in a genomic region of Natrinema sp. DC36:
- a CDS encoding HalOD1 output domain-containing protein → MSATIPTSIRVVQGVAAHEGTDPTDLEPPLHAVIDTDALDALFRPAEDPNAVASSVEFTYRGKHVSVDSAGRVDVTETDADRSGSTGTGSDR, encoded by the coding sequence ATGTCAGCAACGATTCCGACCAGCATCAGGGTGGTACAGGGGGTGGCGGCACACGAGGGGACCGATCCGACGGATCTCGAGCCGCCGTTGCACGCGGTCATCGATACGGACGCGCTCGACGCGCTGTTTCGTCCGGCCGAGGACCCGAACGCGGTCGCGTCATCGGTCGAGTTCACGTACCGGGGGAAACACGTGTCCGTCGATAGCGCGGGTCGCGTCGATGTGACGGAGACCGACGCCGACCGAAGCGGGTCGACCGGGACCGGTTCGGACCGGTAG
- a CDS encoding type IV pilin N-terminal domain-containing protein has protein sequence MDLKQYRSKLIGSDDERAVSPVIGVILMVAITVILAAVIAAFVLDMGGNQSAPAQAGVSVDDGYSGNNTLTKTVTIQSIGDSTQEVYCSDHPSESGSNVGDEFGCVADSNIIAVNDEGSENIISET, from the coding sequence ATGGATTTGAAGCAATACAGATCGAAGCTGATCGGAAGCGACGACGAACGAGCGGTATCACCAGTCATTGGCGTGATCCTCATGGTTGCGATTACAGTCATTCTCGCGGCCGTGATCGCGGCGTTCGTACTTGACATGGGCGGGAATCAGAGCGCGCCCGCACAAGCTGGAGTGAGTGTCGACGACGGCTACAGCGGCAACAATACTCTCACGAAGACAGTGACGATTCAGTCCATTGGAGACAGTACGCAAGAAGTTTACTGTTCTGATCACCCTAGCGAGAGCGGCAGTAATGTTGGAGATGAGTTTGGCTGCGTGGCTGATTCCAACATCATCGCAGTTAACGACGAAGGTAGCGAGAACATCATCTCTGAAACCTGA
- a CDS encoding RNA-guided pseudouridylation complex pseudouridine synthase subunit Cbf5, whose amino-acid sequence MTLRGPPGERSPAELLTFGVVNLDKPPGPSSHQVSGWLRDAVDETLAERGVESRIDRAAHAGTLDPKVTGCLPMMLGDATRLAQVFLEGGKEYVAVLECHAPVPADAESVVAEFEGPIYQKPPRKSAVTRRLRVREIYELEVLEIEDRRLLVRMRCESGTYVRKLCHDLGLALGTGAHMGHLRRTATDPFDDRTLHSAHDFLDALGFWLEDDDPEPLYDVVEPAERMLEGIPSVVIARNAAREVAEGAPVYAPGVLEADDGIDRGALVACYTPDGAAVCLGELAGDVDAESGVVVDLERVLV is encoded by the coding sequence ATGACGCTCCGTGGCCCACCGGGCGAGCGCTCGCCCGCCGAGTTGCTCACCTTCGGCGTCGTCAATCTCGACAAGCCGCCCGGCCCGTCATCACACCAGGTCAGCGGCTGGCTGCGCGACGCCGTCGACGAGACGCTGGCTGAGCGCGGCGTCGAGTCGCGAATCGATCGCGCCGCCCACGCGGGGACGCTCGATCCGAAAGTGACCGGCTGTCTCCCGATGATGCTCGGCGACGCGACCCGGCTCGCACAGGTCTTTCTCGAGGGGGGCAAGGAGTACGTCGCCGTTCTCGAGTGTCACGCGCCCGTTCCGGCCGACGCCGAGTCGGTCGTCGCCGAGTTCGAGGGGCCGATCTATCAGAAGCCGCCGCGCAAGAGCGCGGTGACCCGACGCCTGCGCGTGCGAGAGATCTACGAGCTCGAGGTGCTCGAGATCGAGGACCGGCGGCTCCTCGTGCGAATGCGCTGTGAGAGCGGAACCTACGTCCGCAAATTGTGCCACGACCTCGGACTGGCGCTGGGAACGGGCGCGCACATGGGGCACCTGCGCCGGACGGCGACGGATCCGTTCGACGATCGGACGCTCCACAGTGCCCACGACTTCCTCGACGCGCTGGGCTTCTGGCTCGAAGACGACGATCCCGAACCGCTGTACGACGTCGTCGAGCCCGCAGAACGCATGCTCGAGGGGATCCCGAGCGTGGTGATCGCCCGGAACGCGGCCCGCGAGGTGGCCGAGGGCGCGCCGGTTTACGCACCGGGCGTGCTCGAGGCCGACGACGGAATCGATCGGGGAGCGCTTGTGGCCTGCTACACGCCCGACGGTGCGGCGGTGTGTCTCGGTGAACTGGCTGGCGATGTCGACGCTGAGAGTGGTGTTGTAGTCGATCTCGAGCGCGTGCTGGTCTGA
- the cmk gene encoding (d)CMP kinase: protein MLLTVSGPPGSGKSTTAGLLADAFDLDHVSGGDIFRDLADERGYTPLEFNKLAEENDEIDRDLDRRLREIAVEETDLVLESRLAGWLAGDQADFRFWLDAPARVRGERIAEREEKDPVRATEETKAREASEAQRYEEYYGIDIRDLTIYDLSVNTARWEPDAVLDMLVTAVERYDAAGDEGKALVDLETDF from the coding sequence ATGTTACTCACCGTCTCCGGCCCGCCGGGAAGCGGGAAGAGCACGACCGCCGGGTTGCTCGCCGACGCCTTCGATCTCGACCACGTCAGCGGCGGTGACATCTTCCGCGACCTGGCCGACGAACGCGGCTACACCCCCCTCGAGTTCAACAAACTCGCCGAGGAGAACGACGAGATCGACCGCGATCTCGATCGGCGGCTACGAGAGATCGCCGTCGAGGAGACCGATCTGGTGCTCGAGTCCCGGCTCGCCGGCTGGCTGGCCGGCGACCAGGCCGACTTCCGCTTCTGGCTCGATGCACCGGCGCGGGTCCGGGGCGAACGCATCGCCGAGCGCGAGGAGAAAGACCCCGTCCGCGCGACCGAGGAGACGAAGGCCCGCGAGGCCAGCGAGGCCCAGCGCTACGAGGAGTACTACGGGATCGACATCCGGGATCTGACGATCTACGACCTCTCGGTGAACACGGCCCGCTGGGAACCCGACGCCGTCCTCGATATGCTCGTGACCGCCGTCGAACGCTACGACGCCGCCGGCGACGAGGGGAAAGCGCTCGTCGACCTCGAAACCGACTTCTGA
- a CDS encoding DUF106 domain-containing protein codes for MTRTADKIDALVREDSSMAAALEAIRDEADRNGGEVQWADVSDDLTSGQWGRLIEKGVLVDGDQGFEIADREAYDRALDGDGDGGSGAATDVDIDEEESSWSQWDKLAGVGAILLMPGYWFDSIQNVVGNAVNVFLGPLDAALPFYAVILSVALLTGLYSSLLQANLMNTEIMGKYQERMKAVQNEQKELRQKKKDAEDRGASEAEIERIENEIEKAREEQMEAMADNLGMFKEQFRPMVWIMLLTIPLFLWMYWTIRTGAIGAAEETVVMPLVGEIEWQEGVLGPMQAWIVWYFLCSMGFSQLIRKSLNIDMSPSSA; via the coding sequence ATGACGCGTACAGCCGACAAGATCGACGCCCTCGTCCGCGAGGATTCCTCGATGGCGGCCGCCCTCGAGGCGATCCGCGATGAAGCCGACAGGAACGGCGGCGAGGTCCAGTGGGCCGACGTCAGCGACGACCTGACGAGCGGACAGTGGGGGCGACTGATCGAGAAAGGTGTGTTAGTCGACGGCGACCAGGGGTTCGAGATCGCCGATCGTGAGGCCTACGATCGGGCACTCGACGGCGATGGCGACGGCGGAAGCGGTGCCGCAACCGACGTCGACATCGACGAGGAGGAATCAAGCTGGTCACAGTGGGACAAGCTGGCCGGCGTGGGGGCGATCCTGTTGATGCCAGGGTACTGGTTCGACTCGATTCAGAACGTCGTCGGGAACGCCGTCAACGTCTTTCTCGGACCGCTCGATGCGGCGTTACCGTTCTACGCCGTAATCCTCTCGGTCGCGCTGCTCACCGGCCTCTACTCGTCGCTGCTCCAGGCGAACCTGATGAACACGGAGATCATGGGCAAATATCAGGAGCGGATGAAGGCCGTCCAGAACGAACAGAAGGAGCTCCGCCAGAAGAAGAAAGACGCCGAGGACCGCGGCGCGAGCGAAGCCGAAATCGAACGCATCGAAAACGAGATCGAGAAGGCCCGCGAAGAGCAGATGGAAGCCATGGCGGACAATCTGGGCATGTTCAAAGAGCAGTTCCGCCCGATGGTCTGGATCATGCTGTTGACGATCCCGCTGTTCCTCTGGATGTACTGGACGATCCGGACGGGCGCTATCGGAGCGGCAGAGGAGACCGTCGTGATGCCCCTCGTCGGCGAGATCGAGTGGCAAGAAGGTGTACTCGGACCGATGCAGGCGTGGATCGTCTGGTACTTCCTGTGCTCGATGGGGTTCTCCCAGCTGATTCGCAAGTCGCTGAACATCGATATGTCGCCGTCGAGCGCCTGA
- a CDS encoding adenylate kinase encodes MAQPRILILGAPGAGKGTQSAKITDEFDVDHITTGDALRNNKEMDISELDTEYDTPGEYMDRGELVPDEVVNAIVDEALSQADGFVLDGYPRNVEQAEELEDMTDLDVVLSLEVGEEELVHRLTGRRMDPETGDIYHVEYNPAEDPEVEERLVQRDDDTEETVRERLSVFHENTEPVIDHYEEVGVLERIDGEQAPDAVWEDVKETIENAA; translated from the coding sequence ATGGCTCAGCCACGAATCCTGATCCTGGGCGCGCCCGGTGCGGGGAAGGGGACCCAGAGTGCAAAGATCACCGACGAGTTCGATGTCGATCACATCACGACCGGTGACGCGCTCCGGAACAACAAGGAGATGGACATCTCCGAGTTGGACACCGAGTACGACACGCCGGGCGAGTACATGGACCGAGGCGAACTCGTCCCCGACGAGGTCGTCAACGCCATCGTCGATGAGGCCCTCTCGCAGGCCGACGGCTTCGTTCTCGACGGCTATCCGCGGAACGTCGAACAGGCCGAGGAACTCGAGGACATGACCGACCTCGATGTCGTTCTCTCTCTCGAGGTCGGCGAGGAGGAACTCGTCCACCGGCTGACCGGCCGACGAATGGATCCCGAAACGGGCGACATCTACCACGTCGAGTACAACCCGGCCGAGGATCCCGAGGTCGAGGAGCGACTCGTCCAGCGCGACGACGACACCGAGGAGACGGTCCGCGAACGGCTCTCCGTGTTCCACGAGAACACCGAGCCCGTTATCGACCATTACGAGGAGGTGGGCGTACTCGAGCGAATTGACGGCGAGCAGGCTCCCGACGCGGTCTGGGAGGACGTGAAGGAAACGATCGAAAACGCAGCGTAA
- a CDS encoding amino acid permease, whose translation MSDEELAKDLGPLAALTIGVGTMIGAGIFVLPGEAVASAGPLAAVAFVLGGGIALLTAFSASELGTAMPKSGGAYFYVNRALGPLFGSIAGWGNWIGLAFASAFYVYGFGEYIVRMGGLTFGPLDLYVISLSAAQVIGIGAALLFITVNYVGAKETGTLQNVIVLILVGILTVFTAFGVMNADLSTLRPIVPPEKGLTPLLPVTGLIFVSYLGFVQITSVGEEIKDPGRNLPRAVIGSVVLVTVIYALVLIAVLAAVETELVANNDTAVVDVASTLIGPIGAGALLLGGLLATASSANASILASSRINFAMGRNKLVSPNLNAIHPRFGTPYRSIAVTGGFIIFFLLIGDIRTLSTAGSVLHLIIYGLLNVALIVMREAEPEGYDPDYRVPFYPFTPILGAILSFALIAFIDPRVIALSGLFVVVAALWYLFYARDKTEAQGVLSEYILNRADEMPEPAVTAATSVKPDGGTYRVMVPLANPDHETDLITLASALAKQKGGTVVATHIVQVPDQTPLEKGADHVAKLDSESGALLEQARRDAETFGVDVETRTILSHRSFDEVFDAARTNDADLVVMGWGPHAHGRAEQRMDELTGDLPCDFLVLKNRGFDASRILVPTAGGPDSELGATVAKLLADEYDSDVTLLYVRDDDESAADAEAFLQEWATDHDLADATLQIEAGDPGTAIGRAAREQTMVVVGATERGLLTRLVGESLIDDIAETVDCSVLLAQRSHDRSLRERLFGGRE comes from the coding sequence ATGAGTGACGAAGAACTGGCGAAGGACCTCGGCCCGCTGGCCGCGCTGACGATCGGTGTCGGGACGATGATCGGAGCCGGGATCTTCGTCCTGCCGGGTGAAGCCGTCGCATCAGCCGGACCGCTGGCTGCGGTCGCATTCGTTCTGGGCGGTGGAATCGCACTACTGACGGCGTTTTCCGCGAGCGAACTCGGGACGGCGATGCCGAAATCCGGCGGCGCGTACTTCTACGTCAACCGGGCGCTCGGACCCCTATTCGGCTCCATCGCCGGCTGGGGCAACTGGATCGGGTTAGCGTTCGCATCGGCGTTTTACGTCTACGGGTTCGGCGAGTACATCGTTCGGATGGGCGGCCTTACCTTCGGGCCGCTGGATCTGTACGTCATCTCGCTGTCGGCCGCCCAGGTGATCGGGATCGGTGCGGCACTGCTCTTCATCACCGTGAACTACGTCGGCGCGAAGGAGACCGGAACCCTCCAGAACGTTATCGTTTTGATCCTCGTCGGCATTCTGACCGTCTTCACCGCGTTCGGGGTGATGAACGCGGACCTCTCGACGCTCCGACCGATCGTCCCACCGGAGAAGGGACTCACGCCCCTGTTGCCGGTGACCGGACTGATCTTCGTCTCCTATCTCGGCTTCGTCCAGATCACGTCCGTCGGCGAGGAGATCAAAGATCCCGGACGGAACCTCCCGCGAGCGGTCATCGGCAGCGTCGTCCTCGTGACCGTGATCTACGCGCTCGTGTTGATCGCCGTTCTCGCCGCCGTCGAAACCGAACTCGTGGCAAACAACGACACGGCGGTCGTCGACGTCGCCAGCACGCTCATCGGACCGATCGGTGCCGGCGCGCTCCTGCTCGGCGGCCTGCTCGCAACGGCCTCGTCCGCGAACGCGTCGATCCTCGCGTCGTCACGGATCAACTTCGCGATGGGGCGGAACAAACTCGTGAGTCCGAACCTCAACGCGATCCATCCCCGCTTCGGGACGCCGTACCGGTCGATCGCAGTGACCGGCGGCTTCATCATCTTCTTCCTGCTCATCGGCGACATCAGGACGCTCTCGACGGCCGGCAGCGTCCTCCACCTCATCATCTACGGCTTGCTGAACGTCGCATTGATCGTCATGCGCGAGGCCGAGCCCGAGGGGTACGACCCGGACTACCGCGTCCCGTTCTATCCGTTCACGCCCATACTCGGCGCGATTCTCTCGTTCGCCCTCATCGCGTTTATCGATCCGCGGGTAATCGCCCTCTCGGGCCTGTTCGTGGTCGTCGCCGCGCTCTGGTACCTGTTCTACGCCCGCGATAAAACGGAAGCGCAGGGCGTTCTCAGCGAGTACATCCTCAACCGGGCCGACGAAATGCCCGAGCCCGCCGTCACCGCCGCTACGAGCGTCAAACCCGACGGTGGAACCTACCGCGTGATGGTCCCGCTGGCGAACCCGGATCACGAGACGGACCTGATTACGCTCGCCAGCGCGCTCGCCAAACAGAAAGGCGGCACCGTCGTCGCGACCCACATCGTCCAGGTCCCCGACCAGACGCCCCTCGAGAAGGGTGCCGACCACGTGGCGAAGCTCGACTCGGAATCAGGTGCGCTCCTCGAGCAGGCTCGACGGGACGCCGAGACGTTCGGGGTCGACGTCGAAACGAGAACGATCCTCTCACACCGGTCGTTCGACGAAGTGTTCGACGCCGCGCGGACGAACGATGCGGATCTCGTCGTGATGGGATGGGGGCCACACGCACACGGCCGTGCGGAACAACGGATGGACGAACTCACCGGGGATCTCCCCTGTGACTTCCTGGTCCTCAAGAACCGCGGGTTCGACGCGTCGCGCATCCTCGTTCCGACCGCCGGCGGACCCGACTCCGAGCTCGGCGCGACCGTCGCCAAGCTGCTCGCCGACGAGTACGACAGCGACGTCACGCTGCTGTACGTTCGCGACGACGACGAGTCGGCCGCCGACGCCGAAGCGTTCCTCCAAGAGTGGGCGACCGACCACGATCTCGCGGACGCGACCTTACAGATCGAAGCCGGTGATCCCGGAACTGCGATCGGGCGCGCCGCTCGAGAGCAGACGATGGTGGTCGTCGGCGCGACCGAACGAGGCCTCCTCACTCGACTCGTGGGAGAGTCGCTGATCGACGACATCGCCGAAACCGTCGACTGTTCGGTGTTGCTCGCCCAGCGCAGCCACGACCGGTCGCTCCGCGAACGCCTCTTTGGGGGGCGAGAGTAA
- the coxB gene encoding cytochrome c oxidase subunit II has product MNTIYSALIAPMQRTRVDVFENIFVVFLGLGTLVGIAVVAYTLYNAYKYRDTGEAAEEDEDLPSVGELPTGGKGGKKLFLSFGISAIIVISLVIWTYTMLLYVESPGDGNQEEALNVDVTGDSFAWYFEYDNGIESTRTLRVPADERVWLQVTSGDVWHAFGIPDQRVKADAIPGEYDETWFEAEEPGTYEIKCFELCGEFHTSMTGEAQVMEPDAFDEWMNEQLTMSITVQDGNETPVSEETGYGDVGYEMTLESQEWDFEETYTDDQFDNGTITVSNVSDIEQGGVYNVTISPTEGGQQFEPVEEQFDMTGPVDESFTLELNATESETNESDTNDGGEA; this is encoded by the coding sequence ATGAATACAATCTACAGCGCACTCATTGCCCCGATGCAGCGGACCCGCGTCGACGTGTTCGAGAATATCTTCGTGGTATTCCTCGGACTCGGGACGCTCGTCGGTATCGCCGTTGTCGCGTACACGTTGTACAACGCGTACAAGTACCGTGATACCGGCGAGGCCGCCGAGGAAGACGAGGATCTGCCATCCGTCGGGGAGTTACCGACAGGCGGAAAGGGCGGGAAAAAACTGTTCCTCTCATTTGGCATCAGTGCCATCATCGTCATTTCCCTGGTGATCTGGACGTACACGATGCTCCTGTACGTCGAAAGTCCCGGAGACGGCAACCAAGAAGAGGCACTCAACGTCGATGTGACCGGCGATAGCTTCGCGTGGTACTTCGAGTATGACAACGGAATCGAATCGACAAGAACGCTCCGAGTCCCCGCAGACGAACGAGTCTGGCTCCAGGTGACGTCGGGCGACGTCTGGCACGCGTTCGGTATCCCCGATCAACGGGTGAAAGCCGACGCGATCCCGGGCGAGTACGACGAAACGTGGTTCGAAGCCGAGGAACCCGGAACGTACGAGATCAAGTGCTTCGAGCTCTGTGGCGAGTTCCATACCTCGATGACCGGAGAAGCTCAGGTTATGGAACCCGACGCGTTCGACGAGTGGATGAACGAGCAGTTGACGATGTCGATTACGGTTCAAGACGGGAACGAGACTCCCGTCTCCGAAGAAACCGGATACGGAGATGTCGGATACGAGATGACCCTCGAGAGTCAGGAGTGGGACTTCGAAGAGACCTACACGGACGACCAGTTCGATAACGGGACGATCACGGTCAGCAACGTCAGCGACATCGAACAGGGCGGCGTCTACAACGTAACGATCTCACCGACCGAGGGCGGTCAGCAGTTCGAACCGGTCGAAGAGCAGTTCGACATGACCGGTCCGGTCGACGAGTCCTTCACGCTCGAGCTGAACGCGACGGAAAGTGAAACCAATGAAAGCGACACGAACGACGGAGGTGAGGCCTGA
- a CDS encoding cbb3-type cytochrome c oxidase subunit I — protein sequence MSDLPPMKSVKRWLVTTNHKDVGILYITTSLFFLIFGGVLALLFRAHLWESGGMQFGGSALLSNDQYYQSVSAHGLIMVFWFLSPIASGFANYFVPLQIGAKDLAFPRLNALSYWFYLFSGILMGISFFQGGTFSGGWTMYAPLNVPVYTPAIGATAGSNATILALTLFVVSITIGSVNFLVTMHRSRAEGLGLWNIPMFSWSWLLTIWMMLFAFAALLAALLLLSVDRLFLTQYFATDQGSSLLWAHLFWFFGHPEVYIVFFPALGIMFETFQTFCGRRLVGRKWVIIAMVLVAVQSFLVWMHHMFLSTINLPIKTLFMATTIGISLPFDLMVFALIYTMVKGRVRFTTPFLFSLGALVLFILGGITGVFLGAVVLDYEFRGTYWVVAHFHYVMVSGVTALFAGLYYWWPKITGKMYSERLGKLSFAVYFVGFNLLYFPMFLAWETPRRVFHYAESAQLYHQMATVGAFVLGAGVLLVFITLGKSLLSGPDAPDNPWTFSRTAEWAIPSPPPLENWPNRPSYASGRLEFVDDAPAATDGGVAHGATATAEKHEEEHADHASIWPVGIGAGTFVFFLGLSGITPYVYSFVESHIHSDVGDFVTLASAPNQSIVYPILTALGLGLMGITLFQFGREQFDAPEMAIAERWPFGGISNEKMGVWVFLASDVVVFGAAIGAYIFMRIHGGWHNWHLESITMAGLFNTYVLLTSSFTVILAHVMAERGNKKGLLGALSATVLLGFVFMGVKAFEYSSKFDAGHYWFSGIEYSLYFVTTGLHALHVILGLLIAGFMIYRVVSIDAYLEDHMPVEYFGLYWHFVDIVWVFLFPLFYLM from the coding sequence ATGAGTGATCTCCCGCCGATGAAATCGGTCAAGCGGTGGTTAGTAACGACGAACCACAAGGACGTCGGAATCCTGTACATCACGACATCGCTGTTCTTCCTCATCTTCGGTGGTGTCCTTGCCCTGCTGTTCCGCGCCCATCTCTGGGAGTCGGGCGGCATGCAGTTTGGCGGCAGCGCGCTGCTGTCGAACGATCAGTACTATCAGTCGGTCTCCGCGCACGGACTGATAATGGTCTTCTGGTTCCTCTCGCCGATCGCGAGCGGCTTTGCGAACTACTTCGTTCCCCTGCAGATCGGCGCGAAAGACCTCGCGTTCCCGCGACTGAACGCCCTGAGTTACTGGTTCTACCTGTTCTCGGGAATCCTCATGGGGATCTCGTTCTTCCAGGGAGGCACGTTCTCCGGCGGCTGGACGATGTACGCCCCACTGAACGTTCCGGTGTATACACCGGCGATCGGGGCGACTGCCGGCAGTAACGCGACGATCCTCGCGCTAACCCTGTTCGTCGTGTCGATCACGATCGGGTCGGTAAACTTCCTCGTGACGATGCACCGGTCTCGAGCCGAAGGGCTCGGTCTCTGGAATATCCCGATGTTCTCCTGGTCGTGGCTGCTGACCATCTGGATGATGCTGTTCGCGTTCGCGGCGCTGCTGGCAGCGCTCCTGTTGCTGTCGGTCGACCGCCTGTTCCTCACACAGTACTTCGCCACTGACCAGGGCTCGAGCCTGTTGTGGGCACATCTGTTCTGGTTCTTCGGCCATCCGGAGGTGTACATCGTCTTCTTCCCGGCGCTGGGAATCATGTTCGAGACGTTCCAGACCTTCTGTGGTCGACGACTCGTCGGCCGGAAGTGGGTCATCATCGCGATGGTCCTGGTGGCCGTCCAGTCCTTCCTGGTCTGGATGCACCACATGTTCCTGTCGACGATCAACCTCCCGATCAAGACGCTCTTTATGGCGACGACGATCGGTATCTCGCTGCCCTTCGACCTGATGGTCTTCGCGCTGATCTACACGATGGTCAAGGGTCGCGTGCGCTTTACGACGCCGTTCCTGTTCTCGCTGGGTGCGCTCGTGTTGTTCATCCTCGGCGGGATCACCGGCGTCTTCCTCGGTGCGGTCGTCCTCGACTACGAGTTCCGCGGGACCTACTGGGTCGTCGCCCACTTCCACTACGTGATGGTCTCCGGTGTCACCGCGCTGTTCGCCGGCCTCTACTACTGGTGGCCGAAGATTACGGGGAAGATGTACTCCGAACGGCTCGGGAAGCTCAGCTTCGCGGTCTACTTCGTCGGCTTCAACCTGCTGTACTTCCCGATGTTCCTCGCGTGGGAGACGCCGCGGCGCGTCTTCCACTACGCCGAGAGCGCACAGCTCTACCACCAGATGGCGACCGTCGGGGCGTTCGTCCTCGGTGCGGGTGTGCTGCTCGTGTTCATCACGCTCGGGAAGAGCCTGCTGTCCGGCCCCGACGCACCGGACAACCCGTGGACGTTCTCGCGAACCGCCGAGTGGGCGATCCCCTCGCCGCCACCGCTCGAGAACTGGCCGAACCGTCCCAGCTACGCGAGCGGTCGACTCGAGTTCGTCGACGACGCCCCCGCGGCGACCGATGGCGGCGTCGCCCACGGAGCGACCGCGACCGCCGAGAAGCACGAAGAGGAACACGCCGACCACGCCAGCATCTGGCCGGTCGGCATCGGTGCCGGGACCTTCGTCTTCTTCCTCGGGCTCAGCGGCATCACGCCGTACGTCTACTCGTTCGTCGAGTCGCACATCCACAGCGATGTCGGCGACTTCGTGACCCTGGCCTCTGCACCCAACCAGAGTATCGTCTACCCGATACTGACCGCGCTCGGGCTCGGCCTGATGGGGATCACGCTGTTCCAGTTCGGCCGCGAGCAGTTCGACGCTCCCGAGATGGCGATCGCCGAACGCTGGCCGTTCGGCGGCATCAGCAACGAAAAGATGGGCGTCTGGGTCTTCCTGGCCTCTGACGTCGTCGTCTTCGGGGCCGCCATCGGTGCGTACATCTTCATGCGCATTCACGGCGGCTGGCATAACTGGCACCTCGAGTCGATCACCATGGCGGGGCTGTTCAACACGTACGTCCTGTTGACCTCGAGTTTCACGGTCATCCTCGCGCACGTGATGGCCGAACGCGGAAACAAGAAGGGACTGCTCGGCGCACTCAGCGCGACGGTCCTGCTCGGGTTCGTGTTCATGGGCGTCAAGGCCTTCGAGTACAGCAGCAAGTTCGACGCCGGTCACTACTGGTTCAGCGGGATCGAGTACTCGTTGTACTTCGTGACGACCGGGCTGCACGCGCTGCACGTCATCCTCGGCCTGCTCATCGCGGGCTTCATGATCTACCGCGTCGTCTCGATCGACGCCTACCTCGAGGACCACATGCCGGTGGAGTACTTCGGTCTCTACTGGCACTTCGTCGACATCGTGTGGGTCTTCCTGTTCCCACTGTTCTACCTGATGTAG